The following nucleotide sequence is from Actinomycetes bacterium.
CTGGAAGAACGACGGGCCGGCGGCCTCGTCGGCGGGTGCGTCCGACCGCCCGTCCTCGGTCACTGCATCTCCCTGGGACATCGTCAGCTCGCCAGGGCCCGCCGGCGCGCGGCCCAGGCCGAGCGGACCATGTCGTCCAGGGAGTGCCGCATCGCCCAGTCCAGGTCGCGGGCAGCCAGCTCCCCGCTGGCCACGATCCGGGCCGGGTCACCCGGCCGCCGCGGCCCGATGCCCGGCTGGAACGCGATGCCGGTGCCGCGGGCCATCGCGTCCATGATCTGCAGCACGCTGGTGCCCGCGCCGGTGCCGAGGTTGTAGACCGGCTGCAGCGGGCGGTTGGCCTCCAGCGCCCGGACGGCGGCCACGTGGGCGTCCGCGATGTCGGCCACGTGCACGTAGTCGCGGACGCAGGAACCGTCCGGCGTGGGGTAGTCGGTGCCGTTGACGACGGGGGTACGCCCCCCGACGAGTGCCTCGAGGACCAGCGGGAACAGGTTGTGCGGGCTGGTGTCGTAGACGTCGTCGTATGCCGAGCCGACCACGTTGAAGTAGCGCAGCGAGGTGTTCCGCAGCGGGGCCACCCGCGCGACGTCGCGGATCAGCCACTCGGCCACCAGCTTGCTCTCGCCGTACGGCGACTCGGGGCCGGTGGCGGTCTGCTCGGTCACCTGGTCGACGTCGGGGGTGCCGTAGACGGCGGCCGAGGACGAGAACACCAGCTGCTCGACCCTCCGCTCGGTCATCGCCTCGAGCAGCACCTGGGTGCCCGAGACGTTCTGCCGGTAGGTGTGCAGCGGGCGCTGCACCGAGACACCGGCGTACTTGAAACCGGCCAGGTGGACCACGCCCGCGCACGAGTACTCGGCCAGGGCCGCGTGGACGGCGCTCGGGTCGACGACCGAGCCCTCGACGAACGGCACGCCGTCCCCGACGAAGTCGCGGTGGCCGCTGGACAGGTCGTCGAGCACGACGACCCCGTACCCGGCCGCGGTCAGCGCCCTGGC
It contains:
- the galE gene encoding UDP-glucose 4-epimerase GalE, producing the protein MSTWLVTGGAGYIGAHVARALTAAGYGVVVLDDLSSGHRDFVGDGVPFVEGSVVDPSAVHAALAEYSCAGVVHLAGFKYAGVSVQRPLHTYRQNVSGTQVLLEAMTERRVEQLVFSSSAAVYGTPDVDQVTEQTATGPESPYGESKLVAEWLIRDVARVAPLRNTSLRYFNVVGSAYDDVYDTSPHNLFPLVLEALVGGRTPVVNGTDYPTPDGSCVRDYVHVADIADAHVAAVRALEANRPLQPVYNLGTGAGTSVLQIMDAMARGTGIAFQPGIGPRRPGDPARIVASGELAARDLDWAMRHSLDDMVRSAWAARRRALAS